Proteins encoded by one window of Nicotiana tabacum cultivar K326 chromosome 10, ASM71507v2, whole genome shotgun sequence:
- the LOC107779082 gene encoding uncharacterized protein LOC107779082 isoform X1 yields MCANLSQKWLLRVEAARKISATMLQWMGGSRRKVDTSRRSTQKRQQQYFEQRKRKEQQKTDARESFFEEKIRCNQQEKSSRSLDIRSLLNLSTDSGEHKSNVHSARHSYEGNAFTPHNQMLRCSSVIQHNEVISAGSLQHKEGTSPSFQDYVACPKNTSVGAPGCHAKALYNSDDKLNPLTSSTGMQLSIIDILGDDGPSCELESSTHEGHVAFSIEGLGKVEMSTPFHSPQVPRRPLSCGRSSPPRARRKALSFDYLNRGTNGIECELDSMMVDVELPFCTSPLNRSSCSRGAADLRGSAEQELLDTKWFSPSDNNFTDLYTFENEEIFGKSKESSNRIWNANSSFPLPESFHEDCGSPRRSYLYHFDASSTDFWNNQSCGLQEFNFEDCYYGGSSNSFSARNYRKQGSYADDLYHQKQRISTRAKSKFNIIDSPTPYSKHFKPEIIRDFSVSDGEWFSMGCTNPHFMDYIDHAEGTWFANEDARDNLSLLSEESSSSTAVVGDLDKQQKMNSNNKRRSQDISDWSKETQLCEKLFAKGRNCNRNDIQQGKEMDEPTKLSWPLNQPSAKAADYHPAFYEKRSDLNNYGLREARRDPGEPNSRSRYFFQTSGSKKHVCTCSDLSIGDALSDQEPKLHIDQPNLKGSIKYPGEYASSCFMSEPMIFELDSPRCAYQNLFQDPKKGCGSEDSLHVLGSRGTVTGNVVRDVGKRPDFLSGGDKGVDMQVFDGRQVDPKTEVSGRCKGLSSGKEKSLDGSGSVNKCSDCGEPKEKTPEVDRTRLFNYSERAEETSSSVEISTVLKGDQDSSDKNQDTQSALRCQAGDGATEADSKSPVTEAGSQLQSPSVHQNGQVMMLEAVSFNFYVCSV; encoded by the exons ATGTGTGCTAATCTCTCTCAAAAATGGTTGTTGAGAG TGGAGGCTGCAAGGAAGATATCTGCCACAATGTTACAATGGATGGGTGGATCAAGGAGGAAAGTTGATACT TCAAGAAGGTCAACacagaaaag GCAACAGCAATACTTTGAGCAAAGAAAACGGAAAGAACAGCAGAAAACAGATGCAAGAGAGAGCTTCTTTGAGGAGAAAATCCGATGTAATCAGCAAGAAAAGAGTAGTCGTTCACTGGATATTCGGAGTTTACTAAATTTATCTACAGATTCTGGGGAACATAAGTCAAATGTCCACTCAG CAAGGCATAGTTATGAGGGAAATGCCTTTACTCCACACAATCAGATGCTACGGTGTTCTTCGGTGATTCAACACAATGAAGTCATCTCTGCTGGCTCTCTTCAACATAAGGAAG GAACTTCACCAAGCTTCCAAGATTATGTTGCCTGCCCAAAGAA TACATCAGTTGGAGCACCTGGATGTCATGCGAAAGCTTTGTACAACTCTGATGACAAACTAAATCCACTGACCAGCTCTACAGGCATGC AGCTATCTATCATTGATATACTTGGTGATGATGGACCGAGCTGCGAGTTGGAAAGTTCAACTCATGAAGGCCATGTTGCATTTTCGATTGAAG GTTTAGGTAAAGTTGAAATGTCTACACCATTCCATTCACCGCAGGTACCTCGCAG ACCCTTATCGTGTGGTAGGTCCTCACCCCCAAGGGCTAGGAGAAAAGCTCTTTCATTTGACTACCTTAACAGAGGGACAAATGGCATTGAATGTGAATTG GATAGCATGATGGTGGACGTAGAACTACCTTTTTGTACGAGTCCTTTAAACAGATCCTCTTGCTCCAGGGGAGCAGCAGATTTACGTGGCAGCGCGGAACAGGAGTTACTAGATACCAAATGGTTCTCCCCTAGTGATAACAATTTCACTGATCTGTATACTTTTGAGAATGAAGAAATCTTCGGCAAAAGCAAGGAGAGTTCAAACAGAATTTGGAATG CAAATTCCAGCTTCCCACTCCCCGAAAGCTTTCATGAAGATTGTGGTTCACCACGCAGGAGCTACTTATATCATTTTGATGCTAGTTCCACTGATTTTTGGAATAACCAAAGTTGTGGGCTGCAAGAATTCAACTTTGAGGACTGTTATTATGGGGGTTCATCCAATTCTTTTAGTGCCAGAAATTATAGGAAGCAAGGGAGTTATGCTGACGACTTGTATCATCAGAAGCAAAG GATCAGCACGAGAGCCAAATCAAAATTCAACATAATAG ATTCACCTACTCCCTATTCCAAGCACTTCAAACCAGAGATTATCAGAGATTTCAGTGTCTCAGATGGAGAATG GTTTTCCATGGGATGTACAAATCCTCATTTTATGGATTATATAGACCATGCTGAGGGGACGTGGTTTGCAAATGAAGATGCAAGGGACAATTTGAGTTTATTGAG CGAAGAATCATCTTCGTCCACTGCAG TGGTGGGTGACTTAGACAAACAACAAAAGATGAACTCAAATAATAAAAGGAGAAGCCAGGATATATCCGATTGGAGCAAGGAGACCCAGTTGTGTGAGAAGTTATTTGCTAAGGGAAGAAACTGCAACAGGAATGATATTCAGCAAGGGAAAGAAATGGATGAGCCAACGAAGTTATCATGGCCACTGAACCAACCAAGTGCAAAGGCAGCTGATTACCATCCTGCTTTCTATGAGAAGAGGTCAGACCTGAACAATTATGGATTGAGGGAGGCTAGACGTGATCCAGGAGAGCCAAATTCAAGATCCAGATATTTCTTCCAAACTTCAGGGTCCAAAAAACATGTATGCACATGTTCAGACTTATCGATTGGAGATGCCCTTAGTGACCAGGAGCCTAAGTTACACATTGACCAACCGAACCTCAAAGGGTCTATCAAATATCCTGGTGAATATGCTTCCTCTTGTTTTATGTCTGAACCAATGATTTTTGAACTAGATAGCCCCAGGTGTGCCTACCAGAACTTGTTTCAGGACCCCAAGAAGGGCTGTGGGTCCGAGGATTCATTGCATGTTCTTGGTTCCCGGGGCACAGTTACAGGAAATGTTGTAAGAGATGTAGGTAAGAGACCTGATTTCCTGAGCGGTGGAGATAAAGGTGTTGATATGCAGGTATTTGATGGCAGGCAAGTTGACCCAAAAACTGAAGTTTCTGGCCGGTGCAAAGGTTTGTCTTCAGGAAAGGAGAAGTCATTGGATGGATCAGGTTCTGTCAATAAGTGTAGTGACTGTGGGGAACCAAAAGAAAAAACTCCAGAAGTGGACAGGACAAGATTGTTTAACTATTCTGAACGTGCAGAAGAAACATCTTCATCTGTAGAGATATCCACTGTATTGAAGGGGGATCAGGACAGTTCAGATAAAAATCAGGATACTCAATCTGCACTTAGATGTCAAGCAGGAGATGGAG CTACAGAAGCAGACAGCAAGTCTCCAGTTACAGAAGCAGGCAGCCAGTTACAAAGTCCCAGTGTTCACCAAAATGGTCAGGTTATGATGCTCGAGGCTGTGTCCTTCAATTTTTACGTGTGCAGTGTTTGA
- the LOC107779082 gene encoding uncharacterized protein LOC107779082 isoform X2 — protein sequence MCANLSQKWLLRVEAARKISATMLQWMGGSRRKVDTSRRSTQKRQQQYFEQRKRKEQQKTDARESFFEEKIRCNQQEKSSRSLDIRSLLNLSTDSGEHKSNVHSARHSYEGNAFTPHNQMLRCSSVIQHNEVISAGSLQHKEGTSPSFQDYVACPKNTSVGAPGCHAKALYNSDDKLNPLTSSTGMQLSIIDILGDDGPSCELESSTHEGHVAFSIEGLGKVEMSTPFHSPQVPRRPLSCGRSSPPRARRKALSFDYLNRGTNGIECELDSMMVDVELPFCTSPLNRSSCSRGAADLRGSAEQELLDTKWFSPSDNNFTDLYTFENEEIFGKSKESSNRIWNANSSFPLPESFHEDCGSPRRSYLYHFDASSTDFWNNQSCGLQEFNFEDCYYGGSSNSFSARNYRKQGSYADDLYHQKQRISTRAKSKFNIIDSPTPYSKHFKPEIIRDFSVSDGEWFSMGCTNPHFMDYIDHAEGTWFANEDARDNLSLLSEESSSSTAVVGDLDKQQKMNSNNKRRSQDISDWSKETQLCEKLFAKGRNCNRNDIQQGKEMDEPTKLSWPLNQPSAKAADYHPAFYEKRSDLNNYGLREARRDPGEPNSRSRYFFQTSGSKKHVCTCSDLSIGDALSDQEPKLHIDQPNLKGSIKYPGI from the exons ATGTGTGCTAATCTCTCTCAAAAATGGTTGTTGAGAG TGGAGGCTGCAAGGAAGATATCTGCCACAATGTTACAATGGATGGGTGGATCAAGGAGGAAAGTTGATACT TCAAGAAGGTCAACacagaaaag GCAACAGCAATACTTTGAGCAAAGAAAACGGAAAGAACAGCAGAAAACAGATGCAAGAGAGAGCTTCTTTGAGGAGAAAATCCGATGTAATCAGCAAGAAAAGAGTAGTCGTTCACTGGATATTCGGAGTTTACTAAATTTATCTACAGATTCTGGGGAACATAAGTCAAATGTCCACTCAG CAAGGCATAGTTATGAGGGAAATGCCTTTACTCCACACAATCAGATGCTACGGTGTTCTTCGGTGATTCAACACAATGAAGTCATCTCTGCTGGCTCTCTTCAACATAAGGAAG GAACTTCACCAAGCTTCCAAGATTATGTTGCCTGCCCAAAGAA TACATCAGTTGGAGCACCTGGATGTCATGCGAAAGCTTTGTACAACTCTGATGACAAACTAAATCCACTGACCAGCTCTACAGGCATGC AGCTATCTATCATTGATATACTTGGTGATGATGGACCGAGCTGCGAGTTGGAAAGTTCAACTCATGAAGGCCATGTTGCATTTTCGATTGAAG GTTTAGGTAAAGTTGAAATGTCTACACCATTCCATTCACCGCAGGTACCTCGCAG ACCCTTATCGTGTGGTAGGTCCTCACCCCCAAGGGCTAGGAGAAAAGCTCTTTCATTTGACTACCTTAACAGAGGGACAAATGGCATTGAATGTGAATTG GATAGCATGATGGTGGACGTAGAACTACCTTTTTGTACGAGTCCTTTAAACAGATCCTCTTGCTCCAGGGGAGCAGCAGATTTACGTGGCAGCGCGGAACAGGAGTTACTAGATACCAAATGGTTCTCCCCTAGTGATAACAATTTCACTGATCTGTATACTTTTGAGAATGAAGAAATCTTCGGCAAAAGCAAGGAGAGTTCAAACAGAATTTGGAATG CAAATTCCAGCTTCCCACTCCCCGAAAGCTTTCATGAAGATTGTGGTTCACCACGCAGGAGCTACTTATATCATTTTGATGCTAGTTCCACTGATTTTTGGAATAACCAAAGTTGTGGGCTGCAAGAATTCAACTTTGAGGACTGTTATTATGGGGGTTCATCCAATTCTTTTAGTGCCAGAAATTATAGGAAGCAAGGGAGTTATGCTGACGACTTGTATCATCAGAAGCAAAG GATCAGCACGAGAGCCAAATCAAAATTCAACATAATAG ATTCACCTACTCCCTATTCCAAGCACTTCAAACCAGAGATTATCAGAGATTTCAGTGTCTCAGATGGAGAATG GTTTTCCATGGGATGTACAAATCCTCATTTTATGGATTATATAGACCATGCTGAGGGGACGTGGTTTGCAAATGAAGATGCAAGGGACAATTTGAGTTTATTGAG CGAAGAATCATCTTCGTCCACTGCAG TGGTGGGTGACTTAGACAAACAACAAAAGATGAACTCAAATAATAAAAGGAGAAGCCAGGATATATCCGATTGGAGCAAGGAGACCCAGTTGTGTGAGAAGTTATTTGCTAAGGGAAGAAACTGCAACAGGAATGATATTCAGCAAGGGAAAGAAATGGATGAGCCAACGAAGTTATCATGGCCACTGAACCAACCAAGTGCAAAGGCAGCTGATTACCATCCTGCTTTCTATGAGAAGAGGTCAGACCTGAACAATTATGGATTGAGGGAGGCTAGACGTGATCCAGGAGAGCCAAATTCAAGATCCAGATATTTCTTCCAAACTTCAGGGTCCAAAAAACATGTATGCACATGTTCAGACTTATCGATTGGAGATGCCCTTAGTGACCAGGAGCCTAAGTTACACATTGACCAACCGAACCTCAAAGGGTCTATCAAATATCCTG GTATTTGA